The sequence below is a genomic window from Polaromonas naphthalenivorans CJ2.
TTGCGTCAAAAGTGATTTGCGACGCGCCGGGCTCTTGCGCTCTAGTCCGTGTTGGCGCGTCTGCCTGGGCCAGCACCGCCAGCACCTTGTCGTTGCGCGCTGCCGCTGTGAGCGCGGTCATGCCGGGCTGACCCGACAGAAGTCTTGGATCAGCGCCTGCAGGCAGTCCTGGCACAGGTCGCACCTGACCCTGGCGCCATCCCCGAACACCGAGGCGTAGCCGCCGACAAAATCGATGTGGTGGGCCTCCTGGTGCTCCAGCTCAGCTGCATTCACTTCGATAGCGCATCGGTCGCAGGTAAAGCCGGTGACGGCAGGCTGAGTTTTTTCTTCTATGTGCAGCATGGCTTCTTTTTATGCGTTGACTTCATTTAGTTTTTGATTCAAAGCGCAGAACGCTTTCGGATCAGTTTGAGGCAATGCGCGTGTAATGACATTGGCTCCGTGCGTAATCGTCCAGGAACCATCAATGTGCTCGATTTCAACCCGATTGATGCCCAGCACTATTACGAGCCTGTCTCCCTTGTCTGGCGCAATCGCCGCTTGGCGTTCTTCTGTGTCGATAGACGTTGAATTTTGACTGTCGCCAATAACGAATTGCATGATGATTTCCTTGAAGGTTAAGGGCGCTGGCCAGCAGGCCATGGCAGTTGTCTGATTCCAAGATATACCCACAATGCGCTACCGCAAGCGTCATTTCAGGGTAGTTTGCGCGCGGAAGTTTTGAGCTGATTAGACTTCTCGTGCGCCACCATTTCGCGCACCAGCGTCCACACCGCGCCATCCATATCGCGGTGGTCCTTGGAGTCGTTGGGCAGCAGCCAGTTGTCCAGCGTACGGCCGGCGCAGCCCAGGCGGGCGCAGAACGCATCACGGCTCATGCCGAGTTCGCTCATGGCCGAGCATAGAAATTCTTGTTGTGTACTCATCTGGACTTTATAGCGCGTGCTTTGTTGGCGGCGTCCGCATGCACCCGCCATCAATTTTTTCTTTCCTGCCGCTGCCGGGCAAAGCCTGGGACGGTTTCTTCGGCAAAAGCATTGATTGGCTTGTCTATGAGGGATTGCTGATGCGCTATCTCTGCAGGATTTTGATACAGCACTTTGCCGGACGTGTGGTGCTCGACCCAAACGCGCCAGCCGTTCCTGGTAATGGTTGCGGCGCCTTCGAGCGCGGACTTGCGGCCCTGGGGATTCGCGGCATCGCCGACAACCCGCCAGGTTGTGCCCAACCGGTACATCAGGCTCCAGACTTTGGTGCTCACGATGCCTTCCTTTTTCCATTCTTCGCCGGTACTGGCCAACTTGCAAGGCGGGCCATCAGGCGGGAATGTTAGAGGCCTTGAGGCGGCCATCGAAGATGCAGTCGAGCTTCTCGTTGAGATACGCGACTTCAAAGCCTTCCATCGGCAATGGGTTGCCTGTGTGCTGGCTGCACTCGGTGAAGTCGATGCCCGCGTCATGGGCACGCTGGCAGCTTTTCAGGTAGGCCGTCATCACGCCGGCAAACTCGATGAAGGGGTGGTTGCCGATCTGCACGGCTGCGCTGTAGAAGCGGTTGATCGCCTCATCCATGCGCTGCAGGGCTACGTCGCGTTCTGCTGGGGTCATCACAATTCGTTTTCCTTCAAGGTAGGGTGGCAGGGTCGGGCAGTTCCCCGCCTTTTTTCTCACGCACATAAGCCAGCATAGGCGCTTGCGTCGATGACGCAATACAAGCGCGGCTTGGGTTTTTGCGCTACTTTTTTTGCTTCACTTCGCTGCCGCCACCTGGCGCGCATATTCCTCATCGTCGCGCAGCTCAAGGCTGATGCCACGGCACAAGATGTCAAGAAGTTCCTCACTCGAAAAACAGCCAGGAATGTCGAGGTTGTCAGACTTGAGCGTCAGCTTCTTCTGGAAAAGCTCGGCACTCAGGCAGGGGCCTCCCACCCGATAGAGGGCGCCGTTCAGTTTCGTGCGATCTCGCAAGGCGCGCTCAGCCGCATCCTTCACGCGCGCAATGCCGGGGTCTGCCAGGTGGGCGTCGATTTTTCGGCAAAGCTGGCGCGTTATCGGCACGGCGGGTAGGCGCATCAGGTAGTCGCGCACCTCGGCCAGCAAGGCCAGCGCGCTGGCATGATCTTCCATTTTCAATCCTGATTCATCAGCCATGGTGTGTTCCTTTCATGCCAAGGGCGGGGTGGGCGCTACGCTCTGGACCATTTTTCTAAGTGCCAACGCCAGTGCCGGCCAAAGCGCCTTCATGGCTCGGTGTTCGTGGTGGCCGCTTCCGGATACAGGTCTGGCAGCAAGATGGGCAGGGCATCCAGCGCAAAGTTGAAGGTCACTGGCCCTTTGGGGTTGTCGCTTACCAAGAGCTTGTCCTTGAGCAGCTGGGCCAGCGTGCGGCGTGCGCTGCGCTCGGCCATGCCCGTCATCTGGCAAAAGTCCCCGCGCGAGACCGGGCCGCCCAAAAGCACATGGTGCAAGGCGAGCGTAGCGTGCTTGGTGTAGTGCTCGAACTGCGAGCTTTCTGAGCGCACCAGCATCAAGGTGGCAATGCGTTCGCGCAAGCCGTCAAGTCTGAGCATTTGCGTCATGAACGTGACCTGGTCATCGGCCAGCTCGATGAAGAAGCCGCACCACTCGCGCAGCATCTTTTCACTCAGATTGCCACGGCCATCAAGGTCGCCCTGGCGCGCGCTGTCCGCGTTGGCCAGCACGGCGTAATACCTGTCGCGTTGCCGCGCCAGCCCCCTGTTGACGGACCACAGCCCGGCACTTGTCGCAAGGAGCGCGCAATGCGTCTGCAGCCGGCATGCCCGCCCGTTGCCATCCCCGAAAGGGTGAACCCATGCGGCGCGGTGATGGGCAGCGGCAATGCCGAATAAAAGGCCATCGAGCCCCTTGATGCGGGGATACACCTCGTCCATCCGGGACAGGAACGCGGGCACGGATGCCGCTGTCGGCGGCTGGTGCCTGCCGACGCTGACGTCCTCCCGGCGCAGCTGGCCGGGCTCGATCACGCGCCCATCCTCGGTCGTGCGGTCAGGCGCCTGCAGCCGGCAGTACAAGGCGGCATGGGCCTGGACCAGAAAACTCGATTGCAAGGCCTCGCGCTCACTTCCCGCGCCCGGCGCCAGCAAGCCTTCGAGCTCCTGCTCGGCCTGCATGTGGGCCAGGGCCAGGCGCTGGCGCTGGGCCACATCGGGAACTTTGGAGAAGTCCGCGCTCAGCGCACGCTCGATGTTCAGCGGGTGCGTGCCCTGGCCTTCGATGCGGTTGGAATAGTACGAGTTCATTCCCCGCACCAGGCGCTGCAGCGACTGGCGCGTGCTGGGCGCGACGCAATGCTGCAGGCGGTAGGCCTTCTCCAGGACAGTGCGCGTGCGCTCGATGAGGCCTGCGAGTTCGCGCTGGGGCAGCAGGGGCTC
It includes:
- a CDS encoding Fic family protein, whose amino-acid sequence is MSMPSKVVAVYDQPHQFEPLLPQRELAGLIERTRTVLEKAYRLQHCVAPSTRQSLQRLVRGMNSYYSNRIEGQGTHPLNIERALSADFSKVPDVAQRQRLALAHMQAEQELEGLLAPGAGSEREALQSSFLVQAHAALYCRLQAPDRTTEDGRVIEPGQLRREDVSVGRHQPPTAASVPAFLSRMDEVYPRIKGLDGLLFGIAAAHHRAAWVHPFGDGNGRACRLQTHCALLATSAGLWSVNRGLARQRDRYYAVLANADSARQGDLDGRGNLSEKMLREWCGFFIELADDQVTFMTQMLRLDGLRERIATLMLVRSESSQFEHYTKHATLALHHVLLGGPVSRGDFCQMTGMAERSARRTLAQLLKDKLLVSDNPKGPVTFNFALDALPILLPDLYPEAATTNTEP